The following are encoded in a window of Salinigranum halophilum genomic DNA:
- a CDS encoding ornithine cyclodeaminase family protein — protein sequence MHTLLLDSDDVDHNTQFAELIVAIEEAFAAYERGHAQMPAKSYIDLPQYNGDFRSMPAYLDAGDWDAAGIKWVNVHTDNNAEYDLPTVLGTMIYSDPRNAYPLALMDGRELTMKRTGAAAAVATDHLALPDASSLGIVGAGVQAYTQLEAISTVRDIDTVVISDLDDERVQRFVDTFADRFDVRGGSVAEAAECDVLSTVTPVESPIVSEAGAHTHINAMGADAAGKHELADDLLLDAKIVIDDHEQCTHSGEVNVPYSAGVLTDDDIYGEIGEIVVGEKEGRTDADGVTVFDSTGLAIQDVAAAHVVYEHATENDNGTQFDFFNL from the coding sequence ATGCACACCCTTCTCCTCGACAGCGACGACGTCGACCACAACACGCAGTTCGCCGAACTCATCGTCGCCATCGAAGAGGCGTTCGCCGCCTACGAGCGCGGTCACGCACAGATGCCCGCGAAGTCGTACATCGACCTCCCCCAGTACAACGGCGACTTCCGGTCGATGCCCGCGTACCTGGATGCGGGTGACTGGGACGCCGCGGGCATCAAGTGGGTGAACGTCCACACCGACAACAACGCCGAGTACGACCTCCCGACAGTGCTCGGGACGATGATCTACTCCGACCCGCGCAACGCCTATCCCCTCGCACTGATGGACGGCCGCGAACTCACGATGAAGCGGACGGGTGCGGCGGCGGCCGTCGCCACCGACCACCTCGCGCTCCCCGACGCCTCCTCGCTCGGTATCGTCGGAGCCGGCGTCCAGGCGTACACCCAGTTGGAGGCTATCTCGACCGTCCGCGACATCGACACCGTGGTCATCTCTGACCTCGACGACGAGCGCGTCCAGCGCTTCGTCGACACGTTCGCGGACCGCTTCGACGTCCGCGGCGGCTCGGTCGCGGAGGCCGCAGAGTGTGACGTCCTCTCGACGGTGACGCCCGTCGAATCGCCTATCGTGAGCGAGGCGGGCGCACACACCCACATCAACGCGATGGGTGCGGACGCCGCCGGCAAACACGAACTCGCGGACGACCTCCTCCTCGACGCGAAAATCGTCATCGACGACCACGAACAGTGCACCCACTCGGGCGAGGTCAACGTCCCCTACTCGGCGGGCGTCCTCACCGACGACGACATCTACGGCGAGATCGGCGAGATCGTCGTCGGCGAAAAGGAGGGCCGCACCGACGCCGACGGCGTCACCGTCTTCGACTCGACCGGCCTCGCGATCCAGGACGTCGCCGCGGCGCACGTCGTCTACGAACACGCGACCGAGAACGACAACGGCACGCAGTTCGACTTCTTCAACCTCTAA
- a CDS encoding Hsp20/alpha crystallin family protein, protein MADRPNPFTDIERFFEQMNRAFGDVNIPTRPHQIAVDVAETDEEIVVSADLPGFERDEVTLSLSGRDLTIDADHEETAEERTGDDDARYVRRERTHRSVSRTVRLPDAIDEEAASASYANGVLTVTLPRETVDDEGESHTIDIS, encoded by the coding sequence ATGGCTGACAGACCGAACCCCTTCACGGACATCGAACGGTTCTTCGAGCAGATGAATCGCGCCTTCGGCGACGTGAACATCCCCACCCGCCCACACCAGATAGCCGTCGACGTCGCCGAGACCGACGAGGAGATCGTCGTCTCGGCCGACCTCCCCGGCTTCGAGCGCGACGAGGTCACGCTCTCGCTGTCGGGACGGGACCTCACGATCGACGCCGACCACGAGGAGACGGCCGAAGAACGCACGGGCGACGACGACGCCCGGTACGTGCGTCGCGAGCGGACCCACCGCTCCGTCTCTCGAACCGTCCGCCTGCCCGACGCCATCGACGAGGAGGCCGCGAGCGCGTCGTACGCCAACGGCGTCCTCACCGTCACCCTCCCCCGGGAGACCGTCGACGACGAGGGCGAGTCCCACACCATCGACATCAGCTAG
- a CDS encoding DUF7504 family protein → MTVPHADGPYVLDRAGRDTPLDSLPAGTNLLFVGDDRSGATDLVYRILAGAPAVGERVILVTTDADAGALVERYQSTLSEPDSLDHLFVVDASDSGLARDIGPLSPTHVEAASSPVDITGIGVGVTNHLRSLDTDRVRLGMVSLSPILERLGAERTFAFCHVLTSRIRSAGHLGLFVVDPSRHAAEHVDILQSLVDGSFRFRTVDGERQFRGTGAVAAVDDWASMA, encoded by the coding sequence GTGACGGTCCCGCACGCCGACGGCCCGTACGTGCTTGACCGCGCCGGCCGCGACACGCCGCTCGACTCGCTCCCCGCGGGGACGAACCTCCTCTTCGTCGGTGACGACCGAAGCGGGGCGACGGACCTCGTCTACCGCATCCTCGCCGGCGCGCCTGCTGTCGGTGAACGCGTCATCCTCGTGACGACGGACGCGGACGCGGGCGCGCTCGTCGAGCGTTATCAGTCGACGCTTTCGGAGCCGGACTCGCTCGACCACCTGTTCGTGGTCGACGCCTCGGACTCCGGCCTCGCCCGGGACATCGGCCCGCTCTCACCGACCCACGTCGAGGCGGCCTCGTCGCCGGTCGATATCACCGGTATCGGCGTCGGCGTCACGAACCACCTCCGCTCGCTCGACACCGACCGTGTCCGCCTCGGGATGGTCTCGCTGTCGCCTATCCTCGAGCGTCTCGGAGCCGAACGCACGTTCGCGTTCTGTCACGTCCTGACGAGTCGGATTCGGTCCGCTGGCCACCTGGGACTGTTCGTCGTCGACCCGTCCCGACACGCGGCCGAACACGTCGACATCCTGCAGTCGCTCGTCGACGGGTCCTTCCGGTTCCGCACCGTCGACGGCGAGCGGCAGTTCCGCGGTACTGGTGCCGTCGCCGCCGTCGACGACTGGGCGTCGATGGCGTGA
- the hisH gene encoding imidazole glycerol phosphate synthase subunit HisH, with protein MSTSEPVEETLASVVMVDYGLGNLRSAMRGLERAGADVTISDDPATFDDADGIVLPGVGAFSEGMENAGPFREALADAAADGTPVFGICLGMQMLLTSSEEADHAGEGEVEGLDFIPGRNRRFDEGQKVPHMGWNELEVERDHPLVEGVDGGYAYFVHSYYAAPDDDEAVVATTDYGIDFPSVIANEAGNVFGTQFHPEKSGETGLRILRNFVELCADQ; from the coding sequence ATGAGCACATCGGAACCCGTCGAGGAGACGCTCGCGTCCGTGGTCATGGTGGACTACGGGCTCGGCAACCTCCGCTCGGCGATGCGCGGCCTCGAACGCGCGGGCGCCGACGTCACCATCTCCGACGACCCCGCGACGTTCGACGACGCCGACGGAATCGTGCTGCCCGGGGTCGGGGCGTTCAGCGAGGGGATGGAGAACGCGGGGCCGTTCCGCGAGGCGCTCGCCGACGCCGCCGCGGACGGCACGCCCGTCTTCGGCATCTGTCTCGGCATGCAGATGCTCCTCACCTCCAGCGAGGAGGCCGACCACGCGGGCGAGGGCGAGGTGGAGGGTCTCGACTTCATTCCGGGGCGGAACCGCCGGTTCGACGAGGGGCAGAAGGTGCCGCACATGGGGTGGAACGAACTCGAGGTCGAGCGGGACCACCCGCTCGTCGAGGGGGTCGACGGTGGCTACGCCTACTTCGTCCACTCGTACTACGCCGCGCCGGACGACGACGAGGCAGTCGTAGCGACCACCGACTACGGCATCGACTTCCCCTCGGTCATCGCCAACGAGGCGGGGAACGTCTTCGGGACGCAGTTCCACCCCGAGAAGTCGGGGGAGACGGGGCTGCGAATCCTGCGGAACTTCGTGGAACTCTGCGCCGACCAGTAG
- the leuS gene encoding leucine--tRNA ligase: protein MDYDPQELEERWRERWAETGRYEPDPGAEDEDVTFLTVPYPYPSGGMHIGHARTYTVPDVYARYRRQQGDTVLFPIAWHVTGTPIIGAVERLKKGEEKQLSVLRDTYNVPEDTLQELETPMGYARYFIENHYKHGMKQLGLSVDWRREFTTNDDHYSQFITWQYETLKERGLLEKGLHPVKYCTNEEQPVTTHDILEGEEAEFQEYTLVRFGWESAGEDVIVPMATLRPETVRGVTNAYIDPDADYVLATVDGETWLVSAKATEKLRLQDHDVEVREEFTGERLVGEEVENPITGDSVLVLPAGFVDADNATGVVMSVPAHSPDDYVALREAKADHERMEQYGIDPAVVEAIEPVPIIEVDGYGEIPARDAVEEHGIESSDDPELEEATQELYNREFHAGHLLSMYDEFAGEVVEDVRGRFREHYRDAGAFGSMQEFSEDVVCRCGGEVAVAEQDTWFLRYNDEAWKQKTKELVAGMECIPENTRGEYTHTIDWLNEWPCIRNYGLGTRLPWDRDFVIEPLSDSTIYMAYYTLAHRIQELPAEDLDREFFDALFYGEEAVDEADERALDLREEFEYWYPVDYRFSANDLISNHLTFYLFHHAELFSRENWPQGIVIMGMGLLEGEKMSSSKGHVVLPGAAIEEYGADTVRFFLLNSAEPWQDYDWRADQVESVRNQLNRFWNRATQLIDEGQGSTFAADGEGPSTRPDDLAGVDHWLLSKLQETIRTVTDAMDNAETRSASQAAFYNFEESLRWYRRRADLDRERAQWTLRHVLEARLRLLAPFVPFLANELHEQLTGTPAEDAPWPVATAELERDSVEVEERQIERLTDDINDIVDVTGTDPSTIRVYVAAGWKHDVFETVADVGDDVGAVMGQVMQQPDLRERGNAVNDLVGELTEQLRGLDDGTLDAMTALDERAVYEDAVDFLEREFDATVELYVEDDADIVDPADRASAAVPFRPAIHIE, encoded by the coding sequence ATGGATTACGACCCGCAGGAACTCGAGGAGCGCTGGCGGGAGCGCTGGGCCGAGACGGGGCGATACGAACCGGACCCCGGTGCGGAAGACGAGGACGTGACGTTCCTCACGGTCCCGTACCCGTACCCGAGCGGCGGGATGCACATCGGACACGCCCGGACGTACACGGTGCCGGACGTCTACGCGCGGTACCGACGCCAACAGGGTGACACCGTCCTGTTCCCCATCGCGTGGCACGTCACGGGGACGCCCATCATCGGTGCCGTCGAGCGCCTGAAGAAGGGCGAGGAGAAGCAGCTCTCGGTCCTCCGCGACACGTACAACGTGCCCGAGGACACCCTCCAGGAGCTGGAGACGCCGATGGGGTACGCCCGGTACTTCATCGAGAACCACTACAAACACGGAATGAAGCAGTTGGGGCTCTCCGTCGACTGGCGGCGGGAGTTCACCACCAACGACGACCACTACTCGCAGTTCATCACGTGGCAGTACGAGACCCTGAAAGAGAGGGGCCTGCTCGAGAAGGGGCTCCACCCGGTCAAGTACTGCACGAACGAGGAGCAGCCGGTCACGACGCACGACATCCTCGAGGGCGAGGAGGCGGAGTTCCAAGAGTACACGCTGGTCCGCTTCGGCTGGGAGTCGGCGGGCGAGGACGTCATCGTGCCGATGGCGACGCTTCGCCCCGAGACCGTCCGGGGGGTGACGAACGCGTACATCGACCCCGACGCCGACTACGTTCTCGCCACGGTCGACGGCGAGACGTGGCTCGTCTCCGCGAAGGCGACCGAGAAACTCCGCTTGCAGGACCACGACGTGGAGGTCCGCGAGGAGTTCACGGGCGAACGACTGGTCGGCGAGGAGGTCGAAAACCCCATCACGGGCGACTCCGTGCTCGTCCTGCCCGCGGGGTTCGTCGACGCCGACAACGCCACGGGCGTCGTGATGTCGGTCCCGGCGCACTCGCCGGACGACTACGTCGCCCTCCGCGAGGCGAAGGCCGACCACGAACGGATGGAACAGTACGGTATCGACCCCGCCGTCGTCGAGGCCATCGAGCCGGTCCCCATCATCGAGGTCGACGGCTACGGCGAGATTCCGGCGAGAGACGCCGTCGAGGAACACGGCATCGAATCGTCGGACGACCCCGAGTTGGAGGAGGCGACACAGGAGCTGTACAACCGCGAGTTCCACGCGGGGCACCTGCTCTCGATGTACGACGAGTTCGCCGGCGAGGTCGTCGAGGACGTGCGAGGGAGGTTCCGCGAACACTACCGCGACGCGGGCGCGTTCGGGTCGATGCAGGAGTTTTCGGAGGACGTGGTCTGTCGCTGTGGCGGCGAGGTCGCCGTCGCCGAGCAGGACACGTGGTTCCTGCGGTACAACGACGAGGCGTGGAAACAGAAGACGAAGGAACTGGTCGCGGGGATGGAGTGCATCCCCGAGAATACGCGCGGGGAGTACACTCACACCATCGACTGGCTGAACGAGTGGCCCTGTATCCGGAACTACGGGCTCGGAACGAGACTGCCGTGGGACCGTGACTTCGTCATCGAGCCGCTGTCGGACTCGACCATCTACATGGCGTACTACACGCTGGCACACCGCATCCAGGAGCTGCCGGCGGAAGACCTCGACCGCGAGTTCTTCGACGCGCTCTTTTACGGCGAGGAGGCCGTCGACGAGGCCGACGAGCGCGCGCTCGACCTGCGCGAGGAGTTCGAGTACTGGTACCCCGTCGACTACCGGTTCTCGGCGAACGACCTCATCTCGAACCACCTGACGTTCTACCTGTTCCACCACGCGGAGCTCTTTAGCCGGGAGAACTGGCCGCAGGGCATCGTCATCATGGGGATGGGCCTGCTCGAAGGCGAGAAGATGTCCTCCTCGAAGGGCCACGTCGTCCTCCCCGGCGCGGCCATCGAGGAGTACGGCGCAGACACCGTGCGGTTCTTCCTCTTGAACTCGGCGGAGCCGTGGCAGGACTACGACTGGCGAGCCGACCAGGTCGAGAGCGTGCGGAACCAGCTGAACCGGTTCTGGAACCGTGCGACACAGCTCATCGACGAGGGGCAGGGGTCGACGTTCGCCGCGGACGGCGAGGGGCCGTCGACGCGTCCCGACGACCTCGCGGGCGTCGACCACTGGCTGCTCTCGAAGCTCCAGGAGACGATCAGAACGGTCACCGACGCGATGGACAACGCCGAGACGCGCTCGGCGTCACAGGCCGCCTTCTACAACTTCGAGGAGTCGCTCAGGTGGTACCGTCGGCGCGCCGACCTTGACCGAGAGCGCGCACAGTGGACGCTCCGACACGTCCTCGAGGCGCGTCTCAGGCTGCTGGCCCCGTTCGTGCCGTTCCTCGCGAACGAGCTCCACGAACAGTTGACGGGCACCCCCGCCGAGGACGCGCCGTGGCCCGTCGCGACGGCGGAACTCGAGCGCGATTCGGTCGAGGTCGAGGAGCGACAGATCGAACGACTCACCGACGACATCAACGACATCGTCGACGTGACGGGAACCGACCCCTCGACGATTCGTGTGTACGTCGCCGCCGGCTGGAAACACGACGTGTTCGAGACCGTCGCCGACGTCGGCGACGACGTCGGGGCCGTGATGGGCCAGGTCATGCAACAGCCCGACCTCAGAGAGCGTGGGAACGCCGTGAACGACCTCGTCGGCGAACTCACCGAGCAGCTCCGCGGGCTCGACGACGGGACGCTCGACGCGATGACGGCCCTCGACGAACGGGCGGTGTACGAGGACGCCGTCGACTTCCTCGAGCGCGAGTTCGACGCGACGGTCGAACTGTACGTCGAGGACGACGCGGACATCGTCGACCCCGCCGACCGCGCGAGTGCCGCGGTACCGTTCCGCCCGGCCATCCACATCGAGTGA
- the pheA gene encoding prephenate dehydratase, whose amino-acid sequence MKAVTLGPAGTYSHRAAKAVADDVEFRESVTSIIEAVADGTYERGVVPIENSIEGSVTESLDALAEYDVAVIQEVVTPIRHALLAQGSDFSVVASHSQALAQCRSYLETECPDVSLEAVASTARGVERARSDPTVAGIGHPDNAGETLEILAEDIQDRSSNATRFLVIAPKAERSDAGGKSSIVVYPNANYPGLLLELLEAFAERDINLSRIESRPSGNRLGDYLFHIDFEAGLYESRAQEAVAEVEEIARKGWVRKLGSYDSRHVV is encoded by the coding sequence ATGAAAGCCGTCACCCTCGGACCCGCCGGGACGTACTCCCATCGCGCGGCGAAGGCCGTCGCCGACGACGTCGAGTTCCGCGAGTCGGTCACCTCCATCATCGAGGCCGTCGCGGACGGGACGTACGAACGTGGTGTCGTCCCCATCGAGAACAGCATCGAGGGCTCCGTCACCGAGAGCCTCGACGCCCTCGCGGAGTACGACGTCGCCGTCATCCAGGAGGTCGTCACACCCATCCGCCACGCACTGTTGGCACAGGGGTCCGACTTCTCCGTCGTCGCGAGCCACTCGCAGGCGCTGGCACAGTGTCGGTCGTACCTCGAGACGGAGTGTCCCGACGTCTCGCTCGAGGCCGTCGCGTCGACGGCGCGTGGGGTCGAACGCGCGCGGAGCGACCCGACCGTAGCGGGCATCGGTCACCCGGACAACGCGGGCGAGACGCTCGAAATCCTGGCCGAGGACATCCAGGACCGCTCCTCGAACGCGACGCGGTTCCTCGTCATCGCGCCGAAGGCCGAACGGTCGGACGCGGGCGGCAAGAGTTCCATCGTCGTCTACCCGAACGCCAACTACCCCGGCCTCCTGCTCGAACTGCTGGAGGCGTTCGCCGAGCGCGACATCAACCTCTCGCGCATCGAGTCGCGGCCGTCGGGCAACCGCCTCGGTGACTACCTGTTCCACATCGACTTCGAGGCCGGCCTCTACGAGTCACGGGCGCAGGAGGCCGTCGCCGAGGTCGAGGAGATCGCCCGGAAGGGCTGGGTCAGAAAGCTCGGGTCGTACGACTCACGACACGTGGTCTGA
- a CDS encoding DUF7535 family protein gives MSTDADIKPADDAGVLKKTYRSVSPRYTSRPNTEMDSIGWAMLLGMLVLLVPLLPFLVIVWVLERGIRALSGVRGRD, from the coding sequence ATGAGTACAGACGCCGACATCAAGCCTGCGGACGACGCGGGCGTGCTGAAGAAGACCTACCGCAGCGTCTCGCCCCGGTACACCTCTCGCCCGAACACCGAGATGGACTCCATCGGGTGGGCGATGCTCCTCGGCATGCTCGTGCTTCTCGTCCCACTGTTGCCGTTCCTCGTCATCGTCTGGGTGCTGGAGCGGGGAATCAGGGCGTTATCGGGCGTGCGCGGACGCGACTGA
- a CDS encoding NUDIX domain-containing protein yields the protein MASETSDDRHVVTVFLRDAGEVLLLRRSDSVGTYAGKWGAVSGYAEGDPEAAARWEIDEETALGDAVTFVRGGVPLAFTDDDLSVRWVVHPFLFDVSDRDVDPNDEVAETAWVAPPEIRRRETVPMLWEAYDRVRPTVHTLEDDTEHGSAWLSLRALEVLRDEAAVAGDEAAAWDVLVSVATDLLDARPSMTALSNRVNRAMSEADGRVAAVERAAHGGIGRALDADRQASESAAERVAGETVLTLSRSGTVERALSGETGAGRPAHVYIAESRPDREGVGVAERLAQAGVDVTLVTDAAVAHVLSGALATDVDRVVVGADTVLPDGRVLNKTGTRGAAIAAATESVPVEVVTATDKVATAETVTGEEGLPEGVYDGDADVAVANPTFDVTPAVFVDSVVTERGVLDVGAVATVAEEFRALAAWRGEERA from the coding sequence ATGGCCAGCGAAACGAGCGACGACCGACACGTCGTGACCGTCTTCCTCCGCGACGCGGGCGAGGTACTGCTGCTCCGACGGAGCGACAGCGTCGGGACCTACGCCGGGAAGTGGGGTGCCGTGTCGGGCTACGCCGAGGGAGACCCCGAGGCGGCCGCTCGATGGGAGATTGACGAGGAGACAGCCCTCGGGGATGCGGTGACGTTCGTCCGCGGCGGTGTCCCCCTCGCGTTCACCGACGACGACCTCTCGGTCCGCTGGGTCGTCCACCCGTTCCTGTTCGACGTCAGTGACCGAGACGTCGACCCGAACGATGAGGTCGCCGAGACGGCGTGGGTCGCGCCACCCGAGATACGCCGCCGTGAGACGGTACCGATGCTCTGGGAGGCGTACGACCGCGTGCGACCGACTGTTCACACGCTGGAGGACGACACCGAACACGGCTCGGCGTGGCTCTCGCTGCGGGCGCTGGAGGTGCTGCGCGACGAGGCCGCAGTGGCAGGCGACGAAGCGGCCGCGTGGGACGTACTCGTCTCCGTCGCCACCGACCTCCTCGACGCCCGGCCGAGCATGACCGCGCTCTCGAACCGGGTGAACCGGGCGATGAGCGAGGCCGACGGGCGTGTCGCAGCCGTCGAACGGGCCGCACACGGCGGAATCGGACGAGCACTCGACGCCGACCGTCAGGCGTCCGAGAGTGCGGCTGAGCGCGTTGCAGGCGAAACGGTGCTCACCCTCTCACGGTCGGGGACGGTCGAGCGGGCGCTCTCGGGCGAGACCGGCGCGGGCAGGCCAGCGCACGTCTACATCGCCGAGTCGCGTCCGGACCGCGAAGGCGTCGGCGTGGCTGAACGGCTCGCTCAGGCGGGCGTCGACGTGACGCTCGTCACGGACGCGGCGGTCGCCCACGTCTTGAGCGGGGCGCTGGCGACGGACGTCGACCGGGTAGTCGTCGGGGCCGATACCGTGCTGCCGGACGGACGCGTGCTGAACAAGACCGGGACGCGTGGGGCGGCCATCGCCGCCGCGACCGAGTCCGTCCCCGTCGAGGTGGTCACGGCCACCGACAAGGTGGCGACGGCGGAGACCGTCACGGGTGAGGAAGGACTTCCAGAGGGGGTGTACGACGGTGACGCCGACGTCGCGGTGGCGAATCCGACGTTCGACGTGACACCAGCAGTGTTCGTCGATAGCGTGGTCACCGAACGCGGCGTGCTGGACGTCGGGGCGGTCGCGACCGTGGCCGAGGAGTTTCGTGCGCTCGCGGCGTGGCGGGGAGAGGAGCGAGCGTAG
- a CDS encoding Hsp20/alpha crystallin family protein produces the protein MMRRSNFGDSPFDFERMFERMNRQFEEMNRQFARFADSRPAHALESGDALPSMWSQGSVQVDVAEREDSVIVTADLPGFEKAEIDLSVANDALTIRAEHDVDDAYESEHYVRRERRHHSVSRTIPLPVDVREEAASASYTNGVLTVTLPVVETDDEDDESHHIDVE, from the coding sequence ATGATGCGACGTTCAAACTTCGGTGACAGCCCGTTCGACTTCGAGCGAATGTTCGAGCGCATGAACCGCCAGTTCGAGGAGATGAACCGCCAGTTCGCCCGCTTCGCCGACTCCCGCCCCGCCCACGCGCTGGAGTCCGGCGACGCCCTGCCCTCGATGTGGAGCCAGGGTAGCGTCCAGGTCGACGTCGCCGAGCGCGAGGACAGCGTGATCGTCACGGCCGACCTCCCCGGCTTCGAGAAAGCGGAGATCGACCTCTCCGTCGCCAACGACGCGCTCACCATCCGCGCCGAGCACGACGTCGACGACGCGTACGAGTCCGAACACTACGTCCGCCGCGAGCGACGTCACCACTCGGTCAGCCGAACTATCCCCCTCCCCGTCGACGTCCGCGAGGAGGCCGCGAGCGCGTCGTACACCAACGGCGTCCTCACCGTCACCCTCCCCGTCGTCGAGACGGACGACGAGGACGACGAGAGCCACCACATCGACGTCGAGTAG
- a CDS encoding DUF6498-containing protein produces the protein MRPVPTNESSPLAVAGLVAANAVPVLGVLFLGWQLSVVMVIYWVESGLIGALNLPKILLAAGSDVPANFNATINGRQVDLSGPSEPRDGLHLYTENAGIAGFFLAHYGIFWVVHGVFVFSVFAPAPFSGAYGLSTVVLGVLGMVVSHAGSFLVNFVGNEEYRATSPGMQMKAPYSRVVVLHLTIILGAFVVTLVGAPIAALLLLVGLKTVTDLAAHLREHRRAAERRREQAEASERDRRAEVVEVG, from the coding sequence ATGCGCCCGGTCCCGACCAACGAGTCGTCGCCACTGGCTGTCGCGGGGCTCGTCGCGGCCAACGCCGTGCCCGTCCTCGGTGTCCTCTTCTTGGGGTGGCAGCTCTCGGTCGTCATGGTCATCTACTGGGTCGAGAGCGGACTCATCGGTGCTTTGAACCTCCCCAAGATACTGCTCGCTGCGGGGTCCGACGTCCCCGCGAACTTCAACGCCACCATCAACGGCCGGCAGGTCGACCTCTCGGGACCCAGCGAGCCGCGAGACGGCCTCCACCTCTACACCGAGAACGCCGGCATCGCGGGCTTCTTCCTCGCACACTACGGGATTTTCTGGGTCGTCCACGGCGTCTTCGTCTTCTCGGTGTTCGCACCCGCCCCCTTCTCGGGTGCCTACGGGCTCTCCACCGTCGTCCTCGGCGTCCTCGGGATGGTCGTGAGCCACGCCGGGTCGTTCCTCGTCAACTTCGTCGGCAACGAGGAGTACCGGGCGACGTCTCCCGGGATGCAGATGAAAGCGCCGTACAGCCGGGTCGTCGTCCTCCACCTCACCATCATCCTCGGGGCGTTCGTGGTCACCCTGGTCGGCGCGCCCATCGCCGCGTTGCTCCTCCTCGTCGGGCTGAAGACGGTGACCGACCTCGCCGCACACCTCAGAGAGCACCGCCGGGCGGCCGAGCGTCGCCGCGAACAGGCCGAGGCGAGCGAGCGCGACCGACGGGCCGAGGTCGTCGAGGTCGGCTGA